From Natronoarchaeum philippinense, the proteins below share one genomic window:
- a CDS encoding HalOD1 output domain-containing protein: MARSEQPPIDVAITRRLLDGVASTGGVEISDLTPLYFAVDPDALTSLLQESDADVRVDFEYEGRTVTITDGHRVTIADDF, encoded by the coding sequence ATGGCTCGTTCCGAGCAACCCCCCATCGATGTCGCCATCACGCGCCGCCTCCTCGACGGCGTCGCCAGCACCGGCGGGGTGGAGATTTCCGATCTCACGCCCCTGTACTTCGCCGTCGATCCGGACGCCCTCACCAGCCTGTTACAGGAGTCAGACGCCGACGTGCGGGTCGACTTCGAGTACGAGGGCCGAACGGTGACGATCACCGATGGTCATCGAG